The genomic DNA TCCCAGCCCTTATCCTCTCTACTTTCTCGGAGCATGTTTATTCTCCGAGGTTTTTCGAAAGGTTATCAACTTCTTCCTGCCGTCTGAACATGTCGGCGAGAAGCACGAGGTCGATGAATAAAGTTGATAATTGGTCGTCTAGAGTCGGTGGCGGATTGTCTATCGGCTTGGATATTTTCATTCTTCCCCCACCTCCTTTCTGAAGCGGTTTTGTTTAGCTCCATATTAGCCCGGTCAGGTTGAACAGGCAGATGCCTATTTCACCGCCGACTAGCAAGACCAGAATCAGCTTCATGTTGATTTTCCGTCTTACTATCTGGAACCGGTTAAGGCCGATGAGAGCTGTAACTAGGATGGCCGGTAGGACGATCTTGTAGAGCAGAATTATGGGTAAGGGCAGAGCAAGAATTTTCACCATGATTGGATTCAACTCCGTACTGGTCCCGTTTCCCACGAAATGCAGTGTCAGTCCGATGTCCAGGGCATTGAGCGCCACAAACAGTATTGCTAACTTTTTCACCGGAGTCACCTCCTTTACTGTCATTATTCATTTTTTAAGTTGCAATATTTGTCATTACGATTAATATCCTTATTATACAACTTATTTATTATTTTGTCAACTAAATAATCTATAAAACGAAAATAAAGAAGGGCTGGGACTTAATTCGCTGTCGCGAAAAATCCCAGCCCTTTATGGCTACAGGCAGAACGTCTTATTGACGTTCAACCTGATAACTTGTTAGTCCCTCCTTCTTCTGATAAGAACGATGCAGATTACGGCGATAACCACCACGCCAGCTATTATGCCTC from Dehalococcoidales bacterium includes the following:
- a CDS encoding DUF5658 family protein; the encoded protein is MKKLAILFVALNALDIGLTLHFVGNGTSTELNPIMVKILALPLPIILLYKIVLPAILVTALIGLNRFQIVRRKINMKLILVLLVGGEIGICLFNLTGLIWS